A part of Acropora palmata chromosome 8, jaAcrPala1.3, whole genome shotgun sequence genomic DNA contains:
- the LOC141889080 gene encoding 2-aminoethylphosphonate--pyruvate transaminase-like, which yields MIIENGSYGKRMAKICEVAGTETVVLHGEENSKADLAEVEKILKSDQSITNVTMVHCETSMGVFHPVEAVGKLVKEHAPGASFFVDAMSSFGAVPLNLDLANIDFMVSSVNKCIEGVPGFSFVLGKIESVMRCKGWARNHCLDIVDQYEGLEKNGQFRFTPATHAMLAFRKALSVFKAEGGVTGRANRYMENCHVLQAGMRKLGFKKFLDDTHEGYIITSYYNPKHFNFDFDEFYNRLNSKNQVIYPGKMSSADCFRIGNIGRLYPEDMEHLLECIKEVLGEMNIPLPLGHDQILADCKLVVFLGSLRRPRPRQKLMI from the exons ATGATCATTGAGAATGGCTCTTATGGCAAGAGAATGGCCAAAATTTGTGAAGTTGCTGGAACTGAAACA GTTGTACTACACGGAGAAGAGAATTCAAAAGCTGACCTGGCTGAAGTTGAGAAAATCCTCAAAAGTGATCAATCAATCACCAATGTTACCATGGTGCATTGTGAAACGTCAATGGGTGTCTTTCATCCAGTTGAAGCTGTGGGAAAGCTGGTCAAAGAGCATGCTCCGGGGGCATCATTCTTTGTAGATGCTATGAGCAGCTTTGGAGCTGTTCCACTCAATCTTGATTTGGCCAACATTGATTTCATGGTGAGCTCAGTAAACAAATGCATAGAAGGTGTCCCAGGCTTCTCCTTTGTGCTTGGCAAAATTGAATCCGTAATGCGATGCAAAGGATGGGCTCGAAATCACTGTCTCGACATTGTGGATCAGTACGAAGGTCTGGagaaaaatggtcaatttCGGTTCACTCCAGCCACCCATGCAATGCTGGCATTTCGGAAAGCATTGTCAGTGTTTAAAGCTGAAGGTGGAGTCACTGGAAGGGCAAACAG ATACATGGAAAACTGTCATGTTCTGCAAGCTGGAATGCGGAAACTTGGCTTTAAGAAGTTTTTGGACGATACTCATGAAGGCTACATCATAACATCCTACTACAACCCCAAGCATTTCAATTTTGACTTTGATGAATTTTACAATCGATTGAACAGCAAAAATCAAGTGATCTACCCTGGAAAAATGAGCAGTGCGGACTGTTTCAGAATTGGAAACATTGGACGCCTTTACCCTGAAGATATGGAACACTTACTTGAGTGTATTAAAGAAGTCTTGGGGGAAATGAACATTCCCTTGCCATTAGGACATGATCAGATTTTAGCAGACTGCAAGCTAGTAGTCtttttagggagtttaagaagacCACGACCACGCCAgaaattaatgatttga